One genomic region from Rosa rugosa chromosome 1, drRosRugo1.1, whole genome shotgun sequence encodes:
- the LOC133718433 gene encoding splicing factor U2af large subunit A-like isoform X1 produces the protein MADYEGRYDGNGEDADGSSPQPRSTNHGGLDDYSDSKSQHSRDYERESSKSREKGRDKERDRDRERDRDRERDRDRGRSKDKDRERDRDRGRDRERERDRDRDHDHHHRHRDRERNERRRDKDDDDDEDHYRSRDRDRRRDYDRDREDRHRRRSRSMGRSEHKSRSRSRSRSRSKSKRISGFDMAPPASALLSGAAVPVTGQIPGATPTIPGMFPNMFPLATGQQFGALPVMPVQAMTQQVGIIATRHARRVYVGGLPPTANEQSVATFFSHVMHAIGGNTAGPGDAVVNVYINHEKKFAFVEMRSVEEASNAMALDGIIFEGAPVKVRRPSDYNPSLAATLGPSQPSPNLNLANVGLTPGSAGGLEGPDRIFVGGLPYYFTEVQIKELLESFGPLRGFDLVKDRETGNSKGYAFCVYQDLSVTDIACAALNGIKMGDKTLTVRRANQGANQPKPEQESVLLHAQQQIALQRFLLLQQPASVATKVVCLTQVVTEDELKDDLEYEDIVEDMKQEGEKFGSLVSVIIPRPRPDGQPSPGVGKVFLEYADVDGSTKARTGMNGRKFGGNPVVAVFYPEDKFTQGDYDASS, from the exons ATGGCCGACTACGAAGGAAGGTACGACGGTAACGGAGAGGACGCTGACGGCTCCTCTCCCCAACCGCGGAGCACTAACCATGGCGGTCTCGACGATTACAGCGATTCCAAATCTCAG CATTCCCGTGATTATGAGAGAGAATCTTCAAAGAGTAGAGAAAAGGGGCGCGATAAGGAGAGGGACAGAGATCGGGAGAGAGACAGGGATAGAGAGAGGGACAGGGATAGAGGGAGAAGCAAGGATAAAGATAGAGAGAGGGACAGAGACAGGGGTAGGGATAGGGAACGAGAAAGGGACAGAGACAGGGATCATGATCATCATCACCGCCACAGGGATCGTGAAAGGAATGAGCGAAGGAGAgataaggatgatgatgatgatgaggatcaCTACCGTAGCCGCGACCGTGATAG GCGGAGGGATTATGACAGAGACAGGGAGGATAGGCATAGGCGCAGATCTCGTTCCATGGGTAGGTCTGAGCATAAATCCAGATCAAGGTCGCGTTCACGCTCACGTTCCAAAAG CAAAAGAATTAGCGGTTTTGACATGGCGCCTCCTGCTTCTGCACTATTATCTGGTGCTGCTGTTCCTGTGACAG GCCAGATTCCTGGAGCTACTCCAACCATTCCTGGGATGTTCCCAAACATGTTCCCTTTGGCGACTGGCcag CAGTTTGGAGCACTTCCAGTTATGCCTGTGCAGGCAATGACTCAACAGGTTGGCATTATT GCTACTAGGCATGCCCGGAGGGTGTACGTTGGAGGGCTTCCCCCTACAGCAAATGAACAG TCGGTTGCTACATTTTTCAGCCATGTAATGCATGCTATTGGAGGGAACACTGCTGGCCCAG GAGATGCTGTTGTCAATGTTTACATCAACCATGAAAAAAAATTTGCCTTTGTGGAGATGAGATCTGTGGAAGAGGCCAGCAATGCAATGGCTTTGGATGGGATTATTTTCGAG GGTGCCCCTGTTAAGGTTAGGAGACCTAGTGACTACAACCCATCTCTTGCTGCAACACTTGGTCCAAGCCAGCCCAGTCCAAATCTGAACTTGGCTAATGTCGGCCTGACACCAGGTTCTGCTGGTGGCCTTGAGGGACCTGATCGCATTTTTGTTGGTGGTCTACCCTATTACTTTACAGAAGTACAGATCAAGGAGTTGCTCGAGTCTTTTGGACCCCTCCGTGGTTTTGATCTAGTGAAAGATAGGGAAACAGGAAACTCAAAAGGATATGCCTTTTGTGTTTACCAAGATCTTTCAGTTACCGACATAGCCTGTGCAGCACTGAATGGGATTAAAATGGGAGACAAGACCCTCACGGTCAGGCGTGCTAATCAAGGTGCCAACCAGCCAAAACCTGAGCAAGAGAGTGTTTTGTTGCATGCACAGCAGCAAATTGCATTGCAG AGGTTCCTGTTGTTGCAACAGCCTGCTTCGGTGGCCACCAAAGTTGTATGCTTAACACAAGTAGTTACAGAGGATGAGCTGAAGGATGATCTTGAGTATGAAGACATAGTGGAAGATATGAAGCAAGAGGGCGAGAAATTTG GTTCACTTGTGAGCGTCATCATTCCACGTCCACGACCAGATGGTCAACCCTCACCTGGAGTTGGAAAG GTGTTTTTGGAGTATGCGGATGTTGATGGTTCCACAAAAGCCCGTACAGGGATGAATGGCAGGAAATTTGGTGGGAATCCAGTTGTGGCAGTGTTTTATCCGGAGGACAAGTTTACCCAGGGTGACTATGACGCTAGTAGCTAG
- the LOC133718433 gene encoding splicing factor U2af large subunit B-like isoform X5, whose protein sequence is MADYEGRYDGNGEDADGSSPQPRSTNHGGLDDYSDSKSQHSRDYERESSKSREKGRDKERDRDRERDRDRERDRDRGRSKDKDRERDRDRGRDRERERDRDRDHDHHHRHRDRERNERRRDKDDDDDEDHYRSRDRDRRRDYDRDREDRHRRRSRSMGRSEHKSRSRSRSRSRSKSKRISGFDMAPPASALLSGAAVPVTGQIPGATPTIPGMFPNMFPLATGQQFGALPVMPVQAMTQQVGIIATRHARRVYVGGLPPTANEQSVATFFSHVMHAIGGNTAGPGDAVVNVYINHEKKFAFVEMRSVEEASNAMALDGIIFEGAPVKVRRPSDYNPSLAATLGPSQPSPNLNLANVGLTPGSAGGLEGPDRIFVGGLPYYFTEVQIKELLESFGPLRGFDLVKDRETGNSKGYAFCVYQDLSVTDIACAALNGIKMGDKTLTVRRANQGANQPKPEQESVLLHAQQQIALQRFLLLQQPASVATKVVCLTQVVTEDELKDDLEYEDIVEDMKQEGEKFAFFVVPQCAIKNQA, encoded by the exons ATGGCCGACTACGAAGGAAGGTACGACGGTAACGGAGAGGACGCTGACGGCTCCTCTCCCCAACCGCGGAGCACTAACCATGGCGGTCTCGACGATTACAGCGATTCCAAATCTCAG CATTCCCGTGATTATGAGAGAGAATCTTCAAAGAGTAGAGAAAAGGGGCGCGATAAGGAGAGGGACAGAGATCGGGAGAGAGACAGGGATAGAGAGAGGGACAGGGATAGAGGGAGAAGCAAGGATAAAGATAGAGAGAGGGACAGAGACAGGGGTAGGGATAGGGAACGAGAAAGGGACAGAGACAGGGATCATGATCATCATCACCGCCACAGGGATCGTGAAAGGAATGAGCGAAGGAGAgataaggatgatgatgatgatgaggatcaCTACCGTAGCCGCGACCGTGATAG GCGGAGGGATTATGACAGAGACAGGGAGGATAGGCATAGGCGCAGATCTCGTTCCATGGGTAGGTCTGAGCATAAATCCAGATCAAGGTCGCGTTCACGCTCACGTTCCAAAAG CAAAAGAATTAGCGGTTTTGACATGGCGCCTCCTGCTTCTGCACTATTATCTGGTGCTGCTGTTCCTGTGACAG GCCAGATTCCTGGAGCTACTCCAACCATTCCTGGGATGTTCCCAAACATGTTCCCTTTGGCGACTGGCcag CAGTTTGGAGCACTTCCAGTTATGCCTGTGCAGGCAATGACTCAACAGGTTGGCATTATT GCTACTAGGCATGCCCGGAGGGTGTACGTTGGAGGGCTTCCCCCTACAGCAAATGAACAG TCGGTTGCTACATTTTTCAGCCATGTAATGCATGCTATTGGAGGGAACACTGCTGGCCCAG GAGATGCTGTTGTCAATGTTTACATCAACCATGAAAAAAAATTTGCCTTTGTGGAGATGAGATCTGTGGAAGAGGCCAGCAATGCAATGGCTTTGGATGGGATTATTTTCGAG GGTGCCCCTGTTAAGGTTAGGAGACCTAGTGACTACAACCCATCTCTTGCTGCAACACTTGGTCCAAGCCAGCCCAGTCCAAATCTGAACTTGGCTAATGTCGGCCTGACACCAGGTTCTGCTGGTGGCCTTGAGGGACCTGATCGCATTTTTGTTGGTGGTCTACCCTATTACTTTACAGAAGTACAGATCAAGGAGTTGCTCGAGTCTTTTGGACCCCTCCGTGGTTTTGATCTAGTGAAAGATAGGGAAACAGGAAACTCAAAAGGATATGCCTTTTGTGTTTACCAAGATCTTTCAGTTACCGACATAGCCTGTGCAGCACTGAATGGGATTAAAATGGGAGACAAGACCCTCACGGTCAGGCGTGCTAATCAAGGTGCCAACCAGCCAAAACCTGAGCAAGAGAGTGTTTTGTTGCATGCACAGCAGCAAATTGCATTGCAG AGGTTCCTGTTGTTGCAACAGCCTGCTTCGGTGGCCACCAAAGTTGTATGCTTAACACAAGTAGTTACAGAGGATGAGCTGAAGGATGATCTTGAGTATGAAGACATAGTGGAAGATATGAAGCAAGAGGGCGAGAAATTTG CCTTTTTTGTAGTCCCACAATGTGCTATAAAGAATCAGGCCTAA